A stretch of the Malus domestica chromosome 08, GDT2T_hap1 genome encodes the following:
- the LOC103440746 gene encoding cytochrome b561, DM13 and DOMON domain-containing protein At5g54830-like → MPRKPNFLRFLSVLLLLLILCHADPVSSDCPKTSPLVNSESEFKMLQHQLRGSIRIIDDCSFKVSDFDMLPGSDVHWWAAAGPDFTNLTAGFVVSDQKLNETYKSDSFIVRLKDNVTWDQIQVLAVWDLPTASDFGHVILGDFKNGSSGSAPSPSPSSGTDSGNGTGRVRVHTEPTMLENCKVLSKNYRVRWTLSAEENLIDIGLEAATGTMNYMAFGWANPNSTSELMLGADVAVAGFKEDGMAFVNDFYITKYSECTLYKDGEVKGVCPDTRYEGSGPNGGEVNNTKLVYGQRRDAVSFIRYQRPLVSNDKKYDLAVNYTEKMKVIWALGPIRPPDLLQPYYLPQNHGGPKSVVFGHLVLNVSENVNDCLGPLDADEKEDQHLIIADAKAPLVVTSDPALHYPDPPNPSKVLYINKKEAPMLRVERGVPVKFSIQAGHDVAMYITSDPLGGNATLRNSTETIYAGGPEAQGVQAKPMELVWAPDRNTPDQVYYQSLYEQKMGWKVQVVDGGLPDMYNNSVVLDDQQVTLFWTLSEHSISIAVRGEKKSGFLAIGFGRGMVNSYSYVGWIDNIGKGRVNTYWIDGRDASSIHPTTENLTYVRCKSENGIITFEFSRPLKPSCGKSDKPECKNIIDPTTPLKVVWAMGTAWTDENLSEQNMHFVTSSRPIRVLLMRGSAEAEQDLQPVLAVHGFMMFLAWGILLPGGILSARYLKHVKGDGWFKLHVYLQYSGLAIILLAVLFAVAELRGFFVSSLHVKFGMAALFLVCIQPVNAYVRPKRPAHGEEVSSKRILWEYFHVIGGRCAFVLGIAALFSGMKHLGDRYDAENVHGLTWALIIWFLMGALIVLYLEYREKQQRRDRSFGRSNWVLGNLEEDDSVDLLSPNGIHSERESQTSGRMEVQLEPLNR, encoded by the coding sequence ATGCCTCGCAAACCCAATTTCCTAAGGTTTCTCtccgtcctcctcctcctcctcatacTCTGCCATGCCGATCCGGTCAGTTCCGATTGCCCCAAAACCAGCCCCCTTGTCAACTCCGAATCCGAATTCAAAATGCTCCAGCACCAGCTCCGCGGATCGATTCGGATAATCGATGATTGCTCCTTCAAGGTCTCCGATTTCGACATGCTCCCTGGCTCCGACGTCCACTGGTGGGCCGCCGCCGGCCCCGATTTTACTAATTTGACCGCCGGCTTCGTCGTCTCCGATCAGAAGCTCAACGAGACGTACAAAAGCGACAGCTTTATCGTGCGCTTGAAGGACAATGTCACCTGGGATCAGATCCAAGTCCTCGCCGTGTGGGACCTCCCCACCGCCTCCGACTTCGGGCACGTAATTCTCGGGGATTTCAAAAACGGGTCGTCTGGTTCGGCTCCTTCCCCGTCGCCGTCGAGTGGAACCGATTCAGGGAACGGaacgggtcgggttcgggtTCATACCGAGCCGACTATGCTGGAAAATTGCAAGGTTTTGTCGAAGAATTATAGGGTTCGATGGACGTTGAGTGCTGAGGAGAATCTGATCGATATCGGATTGGAGGCCGCCACCGGGACCATGAATTACATGGCTTTCGGGTGGGCCAACCCGAATTCGACTTCCGAGCTCATGCTCGGAGCTGATGTCGCCGTCGCGGGGTTCAAAGAGGATGGCATGGCGTTTGTGAACGATTTTTACATCACAAAGTACAGTGAGTGCACCTTGTACAAGGACGGCGAGGTGAAGGGGGTTTGCCCCGATACCAGATACGAAGGGTCCGGCCCAAATGGTGGCGAGGTGAACAATACCAAATTGGTTTACGGGCAGAGGAGGGATGCCGTGTCGTTTATTAGGTACCAGAGGCCGTTGGTTTCCAATGACAAGAAGTACGATTTGGCGGTGAATTATACGGAGAAGATGAAGGTCATTTGGGCATTAGGGCCGATTAGGCCACCAGATCTTCTTCAGCCGTATTATCTTCCCCAGAACCATGGTGGACCGAAGAGTGTGGTTTTCGGTCATTTGGTGCTCAATGTTTCTGAAAATGTGAATGACTGTTTGGGTCCTTTAGATGCAGATGAAAAGGAGGATCAGCATCTGATTATCGCCGATGCCAAGGCCCCGCTCGTAGTTACTTCTGACCCAGCATTACATTATCCAGACCCGCCAAACCCTTCGAAGGTTTTGTACATTAACAAGAAAGAGGCTCCGATGTTGAGAGTGGAAAGAGGGGTGCCCGTCAAGTTTTCAATACAAGCAGGGCATGATGTCGCGATGTACATCACTTCCGACCCGCTTGGTGGGAATGCTACACTAAGGAATTCTACCGAGACTATTTATGCAGGAGGGCCTGaagctcaaggagttcaagccAAACCTATGGAATTGGTTTGGGCACCGGATAGGAATACCCCGGACCAAGTATACTATCAATCTCTTTACGAGCAGAAAATGGGTTGGAAAGTGCAGGTGGTTGACGGAGGTCTGCCTGATATGTATAATAACAGTGTCGTTTTGGATGATCAGCAAGTTACCTTGTTTTGGACATTGTCAGAACACTCAATATCTATTGCAGTTCGTGGTGAGAAGAAGAGCGGTTTTTTGGCAATAGGGTTTGGCAGAGGAATGGTGAACAGCTATTCCTATGTGGGTTGGATTGATAATATTGGTAAAGGGCGGGTAAACACTTACTGGATTGATGGAAGGGATGCTTCGAGTATACATCCAACAACTGAGAATTTGACTTATGTGAGGTGCAAGTCAGAAAATGGCATCATTACATTCGAGTTCAGTCGTCCTTTGAAACCGTCGTGTGGTAAGAGTGATAAACCGGAGTGTAAAAACATAATTGATCCCACTACTCCGCTTAAAGTTGTTTGGGCAATGGGTACTGCATGGACAGATGAGAATCTAAGTGAACAAAACATGCATTTTGTTACGAGCAGTAGGCCTATTAGGGTGCTGCTTATGCGTGGTTCTGCAGAGGCAGAGCAGGATTTACAGCCGGTATTAGCTGTACATGGATTTATGATGTTTCTCGCTTGGGGTATCTTGCTTCCTGGTGGAATACTGTCGGCTAGATACTTGAAACATGTTAAGGGTGATGGTTGGTTCAAGCTTCATGTTTACTTGCAGTACTCAGGTTTGGCAATCATCCTACTTGCTGTTCTCTTTGCTGTTGCTGAGCTTAGGGGTTTCTTTGTCAGCTCATTACATGTTAAGTTTGGGATGGCTGCGTTGTTTTTGGTCTGTATACAACCTGTGAATGCATACGTAAGGCCCAAAAGACCGGCTCATGGAGAGGAGGTTTCCTCTAAAAGGATTCTCTGGGAGTACTTTCATGTGATCGGTGGGAGATGCGCCTTTGTTTTAGGAATTGCCGCACTTTTCAGCGGAATGAAGCATTTAGGAGATAGATATGACGCTGAAAATGTTCACGGGCTTACTTGGGCTTTGATAATTTGGTTCTTGATGGGTGCATTGATCGTTTTGTATCTGGAATACCGTGAAAAACAACAAAGGAGGGAtaggagttttggaagaagcAATTGGGTGCTGGGGAACCTTGAGGAAGATGACTCTGTTGATCTGTTGAGCCCGAACGGAATACACTCAGAGAGAGAATCGCAAACGTCAGGAAGAATGGAAGTTCAATTAGAGCCTCTGAACAGATAG
- the LOC103440747 gene encoding probable CCR4-associated factor 1 homolog 7: MSILPKGDSIEIREVWNDNLDEEFALIRDIVLKYPYVAMDTEFPGVVLRPVGDFKNINEFNYKTLKDNVDMLKLIQLGLTFFDENGNLPTLSTENQYIWQFNFREFNVSEDIYASDSIELLRQCGIDFKKNNEKGIDVNRFGELLMASGLVLSDNVYWVTFHSGYDFGYLLKLLTCRSLPDAQTEFFNLIKIYFPVLYDIKHLMKFCNSLHGGLNKLAELLEVERVGVCHQAGSDSLLTACTFRKLRDTFFSGSAEKYSGVLYGLGVENGQSN; this comes from the coding sequence ATGTCGATTTTACCGAAGGGGGATTCGATTGAAATCCGAGAGGTGTGGAACGATAATCTCGATGAAGAGTTTGCTCTGATTCGTGATATTGTTTTGAAGTATCCGTATGTGGCTATGGATACTGAGTTTCCGGGCGTGGTTCTTCGCCCGGTGGGGGATTTTAAGAACATCAATGAGTTTAACTACAAGACTCTGAAGGACAATGTTGATATGTTGAAATTGATTCAGTTGGGTCTCACTTTCTTTGATGAGAACGGCAACCTTCCCACTCTGTCGACCGAGAACCAGTACATTTGGCAATTCAACTTTCGCGAGTTCAACGTGAGCGAAGACATATACGCGAGCGATTCAATTGAGTTGTTGCGTCAGTGTGGGATCGATTTCAAGAAGAACAATGAGAAGGGGATCGATGTGAATCGGTTTGGCGAGCTTTTGATGGCTTCAGGGCTTGTATTGAGCGACAATGTGTATTGGGTTACGTTCCACAGTGGATACGACTTTGGATACCTGCTTAAGTTGTTGACTTGTCGGAGTTTGCCTGACGCGCAGACGGAGTTCTTTAATCTGATCAAGATTTACTTCCCAGTGTTGTATGATATCAAGCATCTGATGAAGTTCTGCAACAGCCTTCACGGTGGCTTAAACAAGCTTGCAGAACTGTTGGAAGTGGAACGAGTTGGTGTGTGCCATCAAGCAGGCTCCGACAGTCTGCTTACAGCGTGTACGTTTAGGAAGTTGAGGGATACTTTCTTCAGTGGCTCAGCGGAGAAGTATTCCGGTGTGTTGTATGGTCTCGGCGTTGAGAATGGACAGAGTAACTAA